The following proteins come from a genomic window of Diadema setosum chromosome 20, eeDiaSeto1, whole genome shotgun sequence:
- the LOC140243897 gene encoding nostrin-like yields MAEADFTTAFVDAAGYEELRKHIRESTEFTKELALVLEERAEVEMNYSKLLTKLSVKANKITRTNSGTLSAAWSVLCGQFDAEATIHKTVAETIMRDLQKPLKKMAEQQAKSYKLFESPVEKAVKTMNDSRAELMKKKKAVYAKSKESQNLFNQASSPNNAKGKPLSEKEVAKLKSKSEKADETVVKTETEYIRQLMMTEKARQDHELAVVGASSTVQKLEIERINQQKSLLGKYSQVIWDMTPKIQTCCESINRALSAVVPSADVTAIAKAKGKIPQPTYQMLLDSYEEEQNNGMSMEQRKAYVARKIKMIDAEMARVGKGQESAPNRKSSTKAPKDSPKPDSRLQSMHTNDSINMLTASKFKILSSLAEMDGQTRPVCGLSEYIRVNRDKQGSTVGTLHYPRTNAPEPSHVRSISSMPSLVFVPVAAAAVVKAPPPAAAAAAVAVAAEKAPAPVAPSSQQAAAAPVAPSSQQAVAASPVEEAAAASAASSIGNEKVLGVCSAIYDFQATDKDQLDIKEGDVINVLEKGHDGWWRGEMNGRIGLFPASYAQMEGEEDNTDVPDNDEV; encoded by the exons ATGGCAGAGGCCGACTTCACTACGGCGTTTGTG GATGCAGCCGGATACGAGGAGTTGAGGAAACACATCCGGGAGAGCACGGAGTTCACGAAGGAGTTAGCCCTTGTTCTGGAAGAAAG AGCTGAAGTGGAGATGAATTACTCCAAACTGCTCACCAAACTCAGCGTGAAAGCCAACAAGATTACCAGAACCAACTCAGG AACCTTATCTGCTGCATGGAGTGTGTTGTGTGGACAATTCGATGCAGAGGCAACCATACACAA AACTGTAGCTGAAACCATAATGAGGGACCTTCAGAAACCGTTGAAAAAGATGGCCGAACAGCAGGCAAAGAGTTACAAATTG TTCGAATCTCCGGTGGAAAAGGCTGTCAAGACAATGAACGATTCACGAGCAGAACTCATGAAG AAGAAAAAGGCCGTATATGCAAAGTCAAAGGAATCTCAGAACCTCTTCAATCAGGCCAGCAGTCCCAACAACGCCAAGGGAAAGCCACTGTCGGAAAAGGAGGTTGCCAAG CTGAAATCGAAGAGCGAAAAGGCAGACGAGACTGTCGTCAAGACAGAAACAGAATACATCAGGCAGCTGATGATGACTGAAAAAGCGCGCCAAGACCACGAGCTGGCTGTCGTCGGGGCGTCCTCTACCGTCCAAAAGCTTGAAATCGAACGCATCAATCAACAGAAGTCGCTCTTGGGCAAATACTCTCAAGTCATATGGGACATGACACCAAAGATTCAGACG TGCTGTGAGAGCATCAACCGCGCTTTGTCGGCAGTAGTGCCCAGTGCTGACGTCACTGCCATCGCTAAGGCGAAGGGCAAGATTCCACAGCCTACCTACCAGATGCTCCTAGATTCCTAT GAGGAAGAACAAAATAATGGAATGAGCATGGAGCAACGCAAGGCATACGTAGCGAGAAAGATCAAGATGATCGATGCTGAAATGGCCAGAGTCGGCAAAGGGCAAG AGAGCGCACCTAACCGCAAGAGCAGCACAAAGGCGCCAAAGGATAGCCCCAAGCCAGACAGCAGACTTCAATCCATGCAC ACAAATGACTCCATCAACATGCTGACAGCATCCAAATTCAAGATTCTCAGTTCCCTGGCAGAGATGGACGGACAGACAAGACCGGTGTGTGGACTGTCCGAGTACATCCGTGTGAACAGGGACAAGCAG GGCTCAACAGTTGGCACTCTACATTACCCGCGGACGAACGCACCGGAGCCCAGTCACGTCCGCAGCATTTCAAGCATGCCATCCCTCGTCTTTGTTCCAGTAGCTGCTGCTGCGGTAGTCAAGGCACCAcctcctgctgctgctgctgctgctgtagCCGTAGCGGCAGAGAAAGCCCCTGCTCCAGTGGCCCCTAGCTCTCAGCAGGCTGCCGCTGCTCCCGTGGCCCCGAGCTCTCAGCAAGCTGTCGCAGCTTCGCCGGTGGAAGAAGCCGCGGCTGCCTCCGCAGCATCTTCAA TAGGGAACGAGAAGGTCCTAGGAGTGTGTAGCGCCATCTACGATTTCCAGGCGACAGACAAGGATCAGCTGGACATAAAGGAAG GCGATGTGATAAACGTGCTTGAGAAGGGACATGATGGCTGGTGGAGGGGAGAGATGAATGGTCGCATTGGTCTGTTTCCGGCCAGCTACGCTCAGATGGAAGGCGAGGAGGACAACACGGATGTGCCTGACAACGACGAAGTCTGA
- the LOC140243632 gene encoding serine-enriched protein-like, giving the protein MPKYRDKWKVLLEATRQHPDNYTIDIGEGGDDLDDEQPISPQASSPDVTPRIEMDGSGVLNGYRGNSWIFENKLGVAEDLRYLAHMPELCDVTFLVGEKKDPVCAVRAILAARSRVFHKLLYSAARGTPRKKTPATDKLGRRVSQMIRRSSIDLGEDNTALCGPRTVIVEEFEPSVFRQLIQYCHTGCVTIKPKIVIGLMNAADHYGLDELRRACMTYLQNCVNIDTVCLLLRSAEKYIQYKSTKSLVQKALEFVDVNAEAVLRLPSFTSLPNHVARLILTRDELQADELTKFQSALAWSRAYMEKHPGSSLREVMAPFVDSISFHLIPATTLMQTVKPTGAIPDQKIMTALAFQADPSSIEPGSLVTSPARLRLSMLNLSIQDSPTISNRHSRTDTSSLSQKSLSPVASLNTSRASDIDKLSLDNEPSQVTDLMSDKTAISSTGQYGAEILHNNNNDSVPYVDDRHEEDDEDSDERLDHVESMSRRDHCWGPPGLSDTSTSCSMSTCSDLTDTSSSAGGSFGRADQKENNYQLLVPE; this is encoded by the exons ATAACTACACCATTGATATAGGGGAGGGTGGAGACGACTTGGACGACGAGCAACCCATTTCCCCTCAGGCGTCGTCACCGGACGTCACCCCTCGAATCGAAATGGACGGGTCCGGTGTTCTCAATGGCTATCGGGGAAACTCGTGGATCTTCGAGAACAAGCTCGGCGTGGCCGAAGATCTCCGATACTTGGCGCACATGCCCGAACTGTGTGACGTCACTTTCCTCGTAGGAGAAAAGAAGGATCCAGTCTGCGCCGTTCGCGCCATTTTGGCTGCTCGAAGCAG GGTTTTTCACAAGTTACTATACTCCGCAGCTCGGGGAACGCCCCGGAAGAAGACCCCAGCTACCGACAAGCTCGGTAGGCGGGTCTCGCAGATGATCCGACGAAGCAGCATTGATCTGGGTGAAGACAACACCGCCCTCTGTGGTCCACGGACGGTAATCGTCGAGGAGTTCGAACCCTCCGTTTTTCGCCAACTCATCCAGTACTGTCATACTGGATGCGTGACGATCAAGCCAAAAATAGTCATTG GCCTGATGAACGCAGCGGATCATTATGGGTTGGATGAGCTAAGGCGAGCCTGTATGACGTACCTCCAAAACTGCGTGAACATCGATACTGTGTGTCTTCTGCTCAGATCGGCCGAGAAATATATTCAATACAAATCAACGAAGTCACTCGTGCAGAAG GCGCTGGAATTTGTTGACGTGAATGCAGAGGCCGTCTTGAGACTTCCTTCGTTTACGTCACTTCCGAATCACGTGGCCCGACTCATCCTGACTCGAGACGAGTTACAAGCAGATGAGCTGACCAAGTTCCAGTCGGCGTTAGCTTGGAGCAGGGCGTACATGGAAAAACATCCGGGCTCTTCGCTACGAGAGGTCATGGCGCCTTTTGTGGACAGCATTTCGTTCCATCTGATTCCCGCCACAACTCTTATGCAGACGGTCAAGCCAACCGGTGCCATACCCGACCAAAAGATCATGACCGCGCTCGCTTTTCAGGCTGATCCGTCGAGTATTGAGCCCGGCAGCCTGGTCACCTCCCCTGCCCGTCTCAGACTATCCATGCTCAATCTCAGTATCCAGGACTCGCCGACAATATCAAACCGACATTCGCGAACCGACACGTCATCGTTGTCGCAGAAATCGTTGTCCCCTGTGGCGTCGTTGAATACGTCGCGCGCAAGCGACATCGACAAACTCTCCCTTGATAACGAACCGAGTCAAGTGACCGATCTCATGTCAGACAAGACTGCCATCAGCAGTACCGGCCAATATGGCGCTGAAATATTacacaataataacaatgacagcGTTCCTTACGTCGACGACAGGCACGAGGAGGACGACGAGGACTCAGACGAACGTCTGGATCACGTGGAGTCGATGTCCAGACGGGACCACTGCTGGGGACCGCCGGGCCTCAGTGATACCAGCACGAGCTGTTCAATGTCGACGTGCTCGGACCTGACAGACACTAGCAGCAGTGCCGGGGGTAGCTTCGGGCGCGCTGATCAGAAAGAGAACAACTACCAACTCCTTGTTCCGGAGTGA